The sequence CGAATGCGGAGGACGGAACCATGGGAGAGCGCCTGGGATTCATCGGGTTGGGAAAAATGGGGCTGGCCCTCTCGCGGGCGCTGCTCGCGGACGGCCACGATGTCACCGGCTACGACATCAATCCCGCGCGCGGGGAGATGCTGAAGGAGGCGGGCGGCAAGCCGGCCGCCTCCGGCCGGGAGGTGGCCGAACACTCGGACATCGTGTTTTCGATCCTCCTCAAGCCCGAGCACGTCGAGGAAAACACCCTCGGACCGAGGGGCATCGCGGCAGCGGCGAAGAAGGGCCTCATCCTCGTCGAAATGAGCACCATGTATCCGACCTGGCAAAAAGAGCTGGCGAAAAAACTGGAATCCCGGGGAATCGAGATGCTCGATGCGCCGATCTCGGGCTCCCACCCCAAGGTGGACTCGCGGACCATCTCCATCATGGTCGGCGGGAAAAAAGAAATTTTCGAGCGGGTACGGCCGATTCTCGATCCCCTGGCGGTCAGCGTCGTCCACACCGGACCGAGCGGAACGGGAGCGACGATGAAAATCGTCACCAACCTTTTCGTCAATTCCTCCATGGCACTTCTGGCGGAGATGGTCCTCCTCGGGGAGCGGGCCGGGCTGAGCGAACAGACCATGATGGAGTGCCTGGGCGCGGGATCTGTGCGGGGGGCCATGCTCGAACAGGCAGCGCCGCGCCTTTTCTCACGGGATTTTGTCCCGCGCGGCGCGGTGGAAATATTCGTCAAGGACATGGGGATGGCGATCGACCTCGCCAGCGAGCACGGCTTCGAACTGCAGATCGTCAAGGCGGGCCGGAAGATGTTCCAGCTGGCCGAGGCCGCCGGCTGGGGCAAGGACGACGCCGCCCGCGTGATCGAGGTTTATGAGGGAAAGGCCGGAAATTATTCGTAAATTGGCGAACCCGGCTCCACTGCGAAAACGCGTTGACTTGGCCTTCGCCTGCCGTCATAAATAGATAATTGCGTTTCGCCGCCACTTTGACATTTTCTTTTTCTGCCGCAGAGCGCGCCAAACCGGGAGCCATTACATGAGGTTTCTATACACGATTTTCTTTGTTCTGTTCACCCTGCATCCGGCCTTTGCGGTCGAGTTGAAGAAGGAAAACCCCGACAATCCCGCTGTTCTCATGAAAACCAACCTCGGCGATGTCTATATCGAGCTTTTCCCGAAGGCGGCGCCCGAGACCGTAAAGAATTTCATCGATCTTGCGGAGGGCCGCAAAGAATTCACCGAT is a genomic window of bacterium containing:
- a CDS encoding NAD(P)-dependent oxidoreductase; its protein translation is MGERLGFIGLGKMGLALSRALLADGHDVTGYDINPARGEMLKEAGGKPAASGREVAEHSDIVFSILLKPEHVEENTLGPRGIAAAAKKGLILVEMSTMYPTWQKELAKKLESRGIEMLDAPISGSHPKVDSRTISIMVGGKKEIFERVRPILDPLAVSVVHTGPSGTGATMKIVTNLFVNSSMALLAEMVLLGERAGLSEQTMMECLGAGSVRGAMLEQAAPRLFSRDFVPRGAVEIFVKDMGMAIDLASEHGFELQIVKAGRKMFQLAEAAGWGKDDAARVIEVYEGKAGNYS